taccttgacttctccTTCCTTCTATTACTgaagcagcaccggaatcccatccatcgtcgccacttgttatatccttgggggtgTTGTTagaagtgttgtcagagtgctaccggtatGGTGcactgctttctccaatgttgatatcactcggctgcatgcgtgtgttccctctgtgtgctgccccagctctgctcagatagctgacacagcagacccggagagaacccccaatgaccacagagtctagtaaggtacgaaggcacgtcggccaggtttattgccgtaTTGGATACAGTAGTAGTTCTCTGAAGATTACTTAGTCTACTGAGCATACTACGAATATGTACCCACGGTCAATGgactcggctcagtcagtggcgggactttccactgccccgtaggccggacaaagacaccgccccagggatgcgttcttatacacaggtacaaacaagttacacatcactcctgacgtatgaggtgcaacccgtctacgtagtaaggtgctgcctgtcaccttgtacatgttggttcgatcaaaacaactctatccatcatattacccttttgcccctgtcattgggatggaccagcctgttccttgttatctgtgtggaatgtgcaagtatgtgaatgttctgatatctagtgttcagcaccttttaggtacgtatcttcttgcagcatcagccctttccttgccagcttctgtgagcagggcctgcctctggttcacagcttaactttgctttatgttagcaaagtcttgaccattattttagttcaggccttaggcctcatacagggcctctgataccaaggtttctatctcagggcctcctcttactacattctcccattttttgtctttttatggggaggatgtttacccattgtcccggaaaagcataatgcatggactgaagataacccagtgggctaaacactgttatgtggttattttattttaccatctatacactcatgccccatctgtctgtttagtctgcacattccctcatATGACTGTTAGGCAGAttttattatccaattattttttaGTCCCTTATtatgggcctgggaatgttaggcctgggaccatgactgaggaatgtagtattatgattgagccttagaggcactcccaaataattaatatatatgaattatatggatatggcatatatatttgtagtgtgtatgggcatatatgtataatatgtatgtgtacatatgacaccaccttaTATCCAAGCATAACCATGTTTTTCCAGCCTGCTGGTGTACTCTGGCCCTTTTACTTTGGTGACACAATATGTTAAGGCAATTCCAGTTATCCCCTATCTCTCTCATTATTAGTAGTAGGCTGAGTGTTTTAAAATACTGGGGTAGGGATTGTGATAGTGTGTCCCACACTGCTATATAtatgaaaagtaaaacaaaaatttggagtagtgacactaccTCAGAGGCCTTTAGTTATAAATATATTATAATTAGTTACTACATGTACTGTCCATTCATGTTATAGGTTACCCTTGCTGCTGGTTGTCACCCTTGGGTAAGCtttactgggcaggaaacagaagtgggtagcttctctgttccattggttgatgtagatccagttgatcctggtccagctagtggtttttagctgattgttaaattaattgtccatatatggtaGGTAGAGGGGTATTTGACCAGACTCTTATTTAAaaagcacttcatttttcttttcttgatgcctggaggtttcttcactgtatactGATATTATCTGGTGTTTTCAGGGTGTGATATTTTTTGGCATGTTGGGTCTGTGAGATACAACAtaaacaacttttgttagttaacatagtaaagttttttttgtttgttttcattaaccCAAACTTTATACACAGTTTTAACTTAGTTTCTTTACAATGTAATAACAATGTAATAGGGACCAAGccttttataacacaagctatacttttgcaattgttgtatagacattcattttcatttggggtgcattactaatatttcaTACTAAATGTAATACTTACAGCTGTTTCCAGTGTTTCACTCTGTTCCTGTActggttgtctctgggctgcttgccaccctgcaaggggggtgggagcattccagggctgtgtagtttcttttgattcttttaactCTTCCTTTGTTACTGTTACTTTCTTGGCCAGCATGCCAGCATGCTGTCTAACCCATCTCACTGCCATAGACATGAGTTGTAAGATTCTTGCTTTCTTACACTTATTACTATTTTTCAGAGCCTCAGTTTCAACCATTGCTCTGCAGATGCCAGGccatgtttccccactctcttttttaaattcatatggatCCCCCTTACTGGCAATCCAGCGGGTCCAGGAGTTATCAAACTCCATGGGGATCAatagggaggggatcagggggttccctagctTGAGGTTTTCTGCCGTGTTAGATCATgattcttgcagcatcagccctttccttgccagcttctgtgagcagggcctgcctctggctcacagcttcactttgctttatgttagcaaagtcttgaccattactttagttcaggccttaggcctcatacagGGCCTCTGATACCTAGGTTTagatctcagggcctcctcttactacagggGAAAGCCGGTTTAGGAACAAATctcttgaggccagacagcagacagctaacaaaactaccattttatttatagacacagagctcactcaacAGGCTGAAGCTGGCCGgcctatcccctaataatctaactcagttgcaataagaacaaaaaccatgacaaccaaatacacaacagcttCTCTCTCCCACAAGTCTGGCTCAGCCGGACCAGCCAGCTCTAACTTTTGCACCAgtgctggtagggtgaccagatgtcccaattgaatagggacagtcccgctgtttggggctttgtctgatataggtgcctattaccccccatccccgcctggtttttcacacttgctgtctggtcacccagtgCTGGTAACACGCGCCCAGAGATGCTGCATTAAGCAGGGTTGATCGCTAGGGCCAGGAGATGCCGGGAGGCGGCAGCGGGcgctgggctccggcccggccgcaggaagtgactcgcagccgctgcggtgactctggctcccaggctcctggcgagatccccaagccccggggggcggctggtgctgggagcccggagccctggctgcagccgggagaggggaatctccagcagggcccttccgctgctcccaggagcctctcccagggcagagccccagcccggcccggcccctgcccgggGCCCCGCTCGGAGGAAGGTGAGAGACCCGCCCCCGGCACCCCGGGCTGCAGGGGCGGAGGCTAAagaggtgcaggggtgagggcaggcggggagcggggtgggggcaggaggcgggtGCGGGGACTGCgggggcaggctgggatgggggcgggggcactGAAGGGAAGATGGGGCGATGCGGGGATCGGGGATTGTGGGGCTGAGGGCGAGGCTGGAATAGGGGAAGATGTGGGGGCACTGCGAGGAAGGGGGTGTGGGAGGCGGGAGGGGACAGCCCCACCCGTTCCCAGTGTGTGTTATTGTCAGACACCCCCGGGCTGGCGGGGTCTGTGTCTCATGAGTTTTGGGGTCTGCCCGGGGCCCTGGTCTGATTTCTGGGCAGGATTCACATCTCAGCCCCTCCGGAGTCGCTGCTGCtttgggcaggcagggagtgtggaTGGGCCACTGGGCTCAGCCtctgcctgcctgtccctgggggctgctgcaggagtCCAGGGCAGCTCGTTCTTCAGGTGATGCCACCAGAGGGCTCCGGCTGTTCCTCAGGGAGAGGAGTTTACAGGGCAGTGCGGGGAAATCCCCCAAAGTGGCCCCTTTAGTTCTGCTTTTTTTTCTAGCATTTGGCTCAGAGATACTATTACTGGGAGGGTCTGAAGTTCCTGGGAGGAATCGGGGGGTTACATGGACTGAAGCCCCTTCTGGTACCTCCCCCATTGCCCCTCTCGCCCCTACAGACTGAGGAATCGCGTCCATGTTTTGGTCCAGATAGGCCCATCTTCCAggacgcagggaagggaaatgTCTGAGATGAAGCCAGCTTGGGTAGGGGATTTTCAGGGAGCTCTTGGCGGGACAGgggcaggaaggagacagggtgTGATAAACCTGCTGATTTTCTGAGTGGGCCCATTGGTGATGGGGGACGGGAGACGGGACATTTCCCCATTTCTCAAACAGGATACAACCcccttgcactgggctgggaaCATTTTCAAGGTTCCCAGTGCTGGAGTGAGACCCCACTAGCCTGAGGCTGGTGTGAAATACGCAGGGAGGCtgttgggattcctgtccctgtccccggctcagagctctgcttcccgtatcagcctgtggctggcaggagtgtgggaaatgagaagaccctgccctgctccgtgtgctgggggggacaaggagctctcatcttctcccaccccctgaagcgtcccagctgctctgagcagggtgggggtgggattctTCAACTGTggccctcccagagcttccatttcttTATCCTTCCTCCCATGTGACTATTAGGATTGTGGCTGGAGCAGCGTGTAATGACCGGGGCCTTTTGTCgtttcagatgccggtgaccttcgaggaggtggctgtgtatttcacccaggggcagggggctctgctggaccccgctcagagagccctctacagggatgtcatgcaggagaactacgagatggtgacctcgctgggtaagggattcctgtcccctcagatACTAGAAGCCTTGTGGTCTGCCTGTCTCAATCTGGTCATGTTCTTCCCATGTCAGTTAAATCAGAGGTGAGTGGGTTCCATAATGCACAGCTGCCATGTGAGAGAGACTTGCATCTCCGTGCCCCTCCAGTGGAACATGGGTGTCAACACCCAAGGGAGAAGCTaaaccatccccacccctccagctttCAAAGGGGCATTAATCCAGCATTGTCCTGTCTGTGTTGTTTCTCGGCTGCATGCACAATCCCTGTTCACTTCCCTCGTTGGGactagctccagccctggtgagggctctgggctctgcaggttAGAAAGAGGCAGGGGTTTAAGTCCAGAGCCGTGTGTGAGTCGACAAGGCCCCCAGAGCGCACAGATCCTGGGAACGCCTAGTGAGGGTGTAGTAATAATTCAATTCACCTCCCCAGACAACTTCCTCTGCGCATGGTGGCTCAGTGACCGTTTTCCTGTCTTCTTGGATTGCACGTTCCTCCAGCAGAGCACAGGGACAGGTTCCGCTCACAGAATGTCCTTTCTGACAAATACTCCACCAATGCTCCATGCACCCTGATCTGGTCTGATTTCACCCTCTGCACAGGATTTCCCCTTCCCAAACCTGAACTGATTgtccagctggaacgaggggaagagccttGGTTGCCCGATCTCCAGACCTGCAATGACAGAAGGCTTCCGAGATGCCCCCATACAGGTGAGGACTGACACAGAACCATTTAGGGAATGAAGGAAAAAGTTGAGACTCCCCAAATATGGTGTGAGTAAAAACCCTCAGTTCTTCCTCGTTTCAGACAGGACAGGGCTGCAGTCATCAGATATAGCTCACGCCATTCCACCCAGCCTCTTACCTGCAGGAATTTGCTTCCCAGCTTTCCTTCCCTGTGAGTGTTTGggagggatgtggaggcagaGTCCAATTGCTGAGTCTTTGTGTTGGGTTTTCTCTCGGTGctattcctctttctccccagcacaatgactcctgtctggattgtGTCTCTTCCAGCAGGTGCTGAGCGAGGGactgagaatgaggaggggaatcATCATGAGGAAGGTCCCGGGGAAGTGGAACCGGAGGGGACCTTTGTGGGAAgagctgaagggaatttttcccagtgcttCGAACCCGAAGAAGCCTGTGGAAattggcacaggtcagagagCCTTCTGGGAAACcacccagggaagaaagtggatgaatCTATTAACAGTGCGGGAGGAGAGGAGGATGCCAAGGAAGAGACTCCCTGGCACTACCTTCAGTGTTCGAAAGGGTTCATTGTGAGATCACAGCTTgtgacacatcagacaatccatacTGGAGAGAAACCCCTTCAGTGCTTGGACCatggggaaagcttcaataagctCTCAGATCTTAATAACCACGGGAGAGGCCACACTGGAGAAAAACCCTCTCAATCCCTCGAGTGCGGGAAATGTTGCATTTCAAAGACACAAATAATTAGACATCAGTTAAGCCACAGTggggagagaccccacaagtgcttggactgtgggaaaagtttcatagagaggtcaaaccttattaaacatcaggcaatccacacaggagagagaccccacaagtgcttggagtgtgggaaaagtttcaaagagaggtcaaaccttattaaacatcagccaatccacacaggagagagaccccacaaatgCTTGGAGTGTGGCAAAAGTTTTCTACGAAGGTCAgaccttgttcaacatcaggcaatacacacaggagagagaccccacaagtgcttggattgtgggaaaagtttcatacgaagGTCACACCTAGTTTCTCATCAGGCAttacacacaggagagagaccccacaagtgcttggactgtgggaaaagtttcatgaGAAGGTCACACCTAGTTCGTCATCAGGCActacacacaggagagagaccccacaagtgcttggactgtgggaaaagtttcttaCAAAGGTCcaaccttgttaaacatcaggcaatccacacaagagagagaccccacaagtgctccgactgtgggaaaagtttcttaCAAAGATcacaccttgttaaacatcatgcaatccacacaggagagagaccccacaagtgcttggaatGTGGGAAAAGTTTCTTACAAAGGTCCAACCTTGTTAAGCATCAGGCaatgcacacaggagagagaccccacaagtgcttggactgtgggaaaagtttcttaCAAAGGTCAAGCTTTGTTtatcatcaggcaatccacacaggagagagaccccacaagtgcttggagtgtgggaaaagtttcctaaGGAGGTcacaccttgttaaacatcaggcaatccacacaggagagagaccccacaagtgcttggactgtgggaaaagtttcttaCAAAGGTCAAGCTTTGTTtatcatcaggcaatccacacaggagagagaccccacaagtgcttggagtgtgggaaaagtttcatacgaagGTCAGATTTTGTTTatcatcagacaatccacacaggaaagagaccccacaagtgcttggagtgtgggaaaagtttcctaaGGAGGTcacaccttgttaaacatcaggcaatccacacaggagagagaccccacaagtgcttggactgtgggaaaagtttcttaCAAAGGTCAAGCTTTGTTtatcatcaggcaatccacacaggagagagaccccacaagtgcttggagtgtgggaaaagtttcatacgaagGTCAGATTTTGTTTctcatcagacaatccacacaggagagagaccccacaagtgcctggagtgtgggaaaagtttcatacgaagATCACACTTAGTTCATCATCAGGCATTACACACAGGAACGAGACGGcacaagtgcttggagtgtgggaaaagtttcataagaaggTCAGACTTAGTTCGTCATCAGGCATTACACACAGGAGCGAGACcgcacaagtgcttggactgtgggaaaagtttcctaataaggtcacaccttgttaaacatcaggcagtccacacaggagagagaccccacaagtgcttggactgtgggaaaagtttcatacgaagGTCAACCTTTGTTTATCATCAGGcaatccatacaggagagagaccccacaagtgcttggactgtgggaaaagtttcatagaAAGGTCAAGCTTTGTTtatcatcaggcaatccacacaggagagagaccccacaagtgcttggagtgtgggaaaagtttcatacgaagGTCACATCTTATTCAGCATCAagcaatccacagaggagagagcccccacaagtgcttggactgtgggaaatgtttcacagAGAGTTCAAACCTTGTTAAGCATCAGGcactccacacaggagagagaccgcacaagtgcttggagtgtgggaaaagtttcctaagaaggtcacaccttgttaaacatcaggcagtccacacaggagacagaccccacaagtgcttgtactgtgggaaatgtttcacagAGAGTTCAAACCTTGTTaagcatcaggcaatccacacaggagagagaccccacagttgcttggactgtgggaaaagtttcatacaaagGTCACATCTTAttcaacatcaggcaatccacacaagagagagaccacacaagtgcttggactgtgggaagagTTACATACAAAGGTCACAGcttgttcaacatcaggcaatccacacaagagagactCCAGAGGTGCTTGGACtacgggaaaagtttcagtctgACCTTGACCTTATTAAAGCGTGAAAGATCCACACAGCTTCTGTGACACATAACGAAAAAAAGAAGCAACTTGCAGTAAATTCCTGAGATTCAACTTTTAGAAGAGATTTTAAAGTGTGAAGCTACCTTAGTAGCTATATAGCAGTTTTGAAAGATGTGAAAGAAAGTATGAAGATTGAAAGAGTTAGTTATGAAGTAACTACTGATTGCCTTCTGTGGATGTGCTCTGAGGAAAGCAGTGAATGTATTGAGATGTATATTTATTTGACTTTATAAGCCAGGAGATTAAGGGGCGCCATCATTCAAGGGGTTCCTGTGATCATTCCATATTCATTCAACATTGGTGTCTCCTCCTGAGTATTGTGTTGTTTTTGGGTACCCACAgtacagaaaagggaaaaaaaagggaagagaggtccaatggaaaaaagaaaaaattggaGCACAGCACatgatgagagagagaagagaggagcGAGAGGTTGTTTTTAGTCTACAGAAGTGAAGAAAGGTGGgggatttggtagctgctttcagctacctgaaagagttccaaagaggatggatctagactgtgctcattagtaccagatgacagaacaaggagtaatgatctcaaatTGGGTGAGGAAAGTTTAGGATGGATATTagaaaaatctttttcactaggaggattgtaaagcactggaatgggttacgttgggaagtggtggaatctcattcttttgaggtttttaaggtcaggcttgacaaagccctggctgggatgatgtagttggggttggtcctgctttgagcagggggttggagtagatacctcctgaggtcccttccaaccctgatattctatgattctaagaggggTAACTGTAGTAGTCTATGTTTAGCTATCCAAAGAGTTCCTGTATTCTGTTAAATCAGGGATCAATAATTCAGAGATTATACCCATCAGCCATGCCACCTGCCTAGTTCTAGCTCAGTGTCATTGAATTCGCTGCGGATAGGGTCTGAAAGATGGAGGGAATGTTTATAGCTGAAATCCCCAGAATGTGTTTTGCGAGGTTAGTGTTAATCGGATCTGTTCCCCTCTCCTGCTCGGACATTTTCTGTGGGGATCCCGGAGACGGAAAGGAGCAGGTGTTACCATCTTGGCTACCAATCCCCACGGTGACTCTCTACACtagcaattctcaaactgtgggcagAGCCTCCCAAAGGAGGGACAGGAATGTGTCAAGGGAGGCGTGATCAGTGtgggttctttttgttttttgttttttaaaggtggct
The Mauremys reevesii isolate NIE-2019 linkage group 15, ASM1616193v1, whole genome shotgun sequence DNA segment above includes these coding regions:
- the LOC120382854 gene encoding zinc finger protein 850-like isoform X2, whose product is MQENYEMVTSLGFPLPKPELIVQLERGEEPWLPDLQTCNDRRLPRCPHTGAERGTENEEGNHHEEGPGEVEPEGTFVGRAEGNFSQCFEPEEACGNWHRSESLLGNHPGKKVDESINSAGGEEDAKEETPWHYLQCSKGFIVRSQLVTHQTIHTGEKPLQCLDHGESFNKLSDLNNHGRGHTGEKPSQSLECGKCCISKTQIIRHQLSHSGERPHKCLDCGKSFIERSNLIKHQAIHTGERPHKCLECGKSFKERSNLIKHQPIHTGERPHKCLECGKSFLRRSDLVQHQAIHTGERPHKCLDCGKSFIRRSHLVSHQALHTGERPHKCLDCGKSFMRRSHLVRHQALHTGERPHKCLDCGKSFLQRSNLVKHQAIHTRERPHKCSDCGKSFLQRSHLVKHHAIHTGERPHKCLECGKSFLQRSNLVKHQAMHTGERPHKCLDCGKSFLQRSSFVYHQAIHTGERPHKCLECGKSFLRRSHLVKHQAIHTGERPHKCLDCGKSFLQRSSFVYHQAIHTGERPHKCLECGKSFIRRSDFVYHQTIHTGKRPHKCLECGKSFLRRSHLVKHQAIHTGERPHKCLDCGKSFLQRSSFVYHQAIHTGERPHKCLECGKSFIRRSDFVSHQTIHTGERPHKCLECGKSFIRRSHLVHHQALHTGTRRHKCLECGKSFIRRSDLVRHQALHTGARPHKCLDCGKSFLIRSHLVKHQAVHTGERPHKCLDCGKSFIRRSTFVYHQAIHTGERPHKCLDCGKSFIERSSFVYHQAIHTGERPHKCLECGKSFIRRSHLIQHQAIHRGESPHKCLDCGKCFTESSNLVKHQALHTGERPHKCLECGKSFLRRSHLVKHQAVHTGDRPHKCLYCGKCFTESSNLVKHQAIHTGERPHSCLDCGKSFIQRSHLIQHQAIHTRERPHKCLDCGKSYIQRSQLVQHQAIHTRETPEVLGLREKFH
- the LOC120382854 gene encoding zinc finger protein 850-like isoform X1, whose translation is MQENYEMVTSLGFPLPKPELIVQLERGEEPWLPDLQTCNDRRLPRCPHTAGAERGTENEEGNHHEEGPGEVEPEGTFVGRAEGNFSQCFEPEEACGNWHRSESLLGNHPGKKVDESINSAGGEEDAKEETPWHYLQCSKGFIVRSQLVTHQTIHTGEKPLQCLDHGESFNKLSDLNNHGRGHTGEKPSQSLECGKCCISKTQIIRHQLSHSGERPHKCLDCGKSFIERSNLIKHQAIHTGERPHKCLECGKSFKERSNLIKHQPIHTGERPHKCLECGKSFLRRSDLVQHQAIHTGERPHKCLDCGKSFIRRSHLVSHQALHTGERPHKCLDCGKSFMRRSHLVRHQALHTGERPHKCLDCGKSFLQRSNLVKHQAIHTRERPHKCSDCGKSFLQRSHLVKHHAIHTGERPHKCLECGKSFLQRSNLVKHQAMHTGERPHKCLDCGKSFLQRSSFVYHQAIHTGERPHKCLECGKSFLRRSHLVKHQAIHTGERPHKCLDCGKSFLQRSSFVYHQAIHTGERPHKCLECGKSFIRRSDFVYHQTIHTGKRPHKCLECGKSFLRRSHLVKHQAIHTGERPHKCLDCGKSFLQRSSFVYHQAIHTGERPHKCLECGKSFIRRSDFVSHQTIHTGERPHKCLECGKSFIRRSHLVHHQALHTGTRRHKCLECGKSFIRRSDLVRHQALHTGARPHKCLDCGKSFLIRSHLVKHQAVHTGERPHKCLDCGKSFIRRSTFVYHQAIHTGERPHKCLDCGKSFIERSSFVYHQAIHTGERPHKCLECGKSFIRRSHLIQHQAIHRGESPHKCLDCGKCFTESSNLVKHQALHTGERPHKCLECGKSFLRRSHLVKHQAVHTGDRPHKCLYCGKCFTESSNLVKHQAIHTGERPHSCLDCGKSFIQRSHLIQHQAIHTRERPHKCLDCGKSYIQRSQLVQHQAIHTRETPEVLGLREKFH